Proteins co-encoded in one Candidatus Stoquefichus sp. SB1 genomic window:
- a CDS encoding ABC transporter permease/substrate-binding protein, producing the protein MSGFFNYFIQNFSNILGLFVEHVQLTVLAILISIVVGIPLGILITYFKPSKKPVMAIANLIQAIPSMALLGFMIPLLGIGTKPAIVMVILYSLLPIIKNTVAGLDSINEETLEAAKGIGLTRLQVLYKVQIPLAAPVIMAGVRISAVSSVGLMTLAAFIGAGGLGYLVYAGIRTTNTDQILAGAIPACALALLIDYIFSILERLVTPKSFQLAKPRSALKGMIDKIVIVLTCLALAGSFIYTNMGSQKSGIQIKIGSMDFSEQETLSYMLKYLIEGNTDVQVEQALSLGSSSFVLDAIKGGDIDMYVDYTGTIYGSILGLEPNSDVDEVYRTVKQEFQSQFNLTVLDALGFNNTYTLAMDKNTAKEYNIETISDLCKVSKQLIFSPTLTFMERKDCWLGLQKAYPIQFKKIVPIDGSPRYTALASQECDVIDAYSTDGLLKKFDLKVLKDDQSFFLPYHAIPVINQRIQDECPEIIPLINQLQNYLNEDVMVELNYKVDELKQKSMDVAKEFLIEKQLISE; encoded by the coding sequence ATGAGCGGATTTTTTAATTATTTTATCCAAAACTTTTCAAACATTTTAGGATTGTTTGTAGAACATGTTCAATTAACAGTGTTAGCTATATTGATATCTATTGTGGTGGGAATTCCTTTAGGAATATTGATTACTTATTTTAAGCCATCTAAAAAGCCTGTTATGGCAATCGCTAATTTAATACAGGCAATTCCATCAATGGCATTATTAGGGTTTATGATACCTTTATTAGGAATAGGAACAAAGCCAGCTATTGTGATGGTTATTCTTTATTCATTGTTACCAATTATAAAAAATACAGTTGCAGGTTTGGATAGTATTAATGAAGAGACTCTTGAGGCAGCCAAAGGGATTGGACTTACAAGATTACAGGTTTTATATAAAGTTCAGATTCCTTTAGCGGCACCAGTTATTATGGCTGGGGTGAGAATTAGTGCTGTAAGTTCTGTTGGATTGATGACTTTAGCAGCTTTTATTGGTGCTGGTGGTTTAGGTTATCTTGTTTATGCTGGTATTCGTACAACCAATACAGATCAAATTTTAGCAGGGGCTATTCCTGCTTGTGCGTTAGCATTACTTATTGATTATATTTTCTCTATCTTAGAACGACTTGTTACACCTAAAAGTTTTCAGTTAGCGAAACCACGAAGTGCATTAAAAGGAATGATTGATAAAATTGTTATTGTTTTGACATGTCTTGCATTGGCTGGTAGTTTCATTTATACCAATATGGGAAGTCAAAAAAGTGGTATTCAAATAAAAATCGGAAGTATGGATTTTTCAGAACAGGAAACTTTAAGTTATATGTTAAAATATTTAATTGAAGGAAATACTGATGTTCAAGTTGAACAAGCATTATCATTAGGTTCTAGTTCTTTTGTATTAGATGCCATTAAAGGTGGCGATATTGATATGTATGTTGATTATACTGGAACTATTTATGGTAGTATTTTAGGTCTTGAACCAAATAGTGATGTGGATGAAGTTTATAGAACAGTAAAACAAGAATTTCAATCTCAATTTAATTTAACAGTATTAGATGCTCTTGGTTTTAACAATACGTATACTTTAGCTATGGATAAAAACACTGCTAAGGAATATAACATAGAAACCATTAGTGATTTATGTAAAGTATCTAAACAGTTGATTTTTTCTCCAACATTAACATTTATGGAAAGAAAAGATTGTTGGTTAGGACTACAAAAAGCCTATCCTATCCAATTTAAAAAGATTGTACCTATTGATGGTTCACCTCGATATACTGCTTTAGCAAGTCAAGAGTGTGATGTTATTGATGCTTATTCAACAGATGGGTTATTGAAGAAATTTGATTTAAAAGTATTAAAAGATGATCAGTCATTCTTCTTACCATATCATGCAATTCCAGTTATTAATCAAAGAATTCAAGATGAATGTCCTGAAATTATTCCTTTGATTAATCAATTACAAAACTATTTAAATGAAGATGTTATGGTTGAATTGAATTATAAAGTTGATGAATTAAAACAAAAATCAATGGATGTAGCAAAAGAATTTCTAATTGAAAAACAATTAATTAGTGAATAG
- a CDS encoding ABC transporter ATP-binding protein gives MIEFQNIYKSFKDKHVLEDISLTINDGEFVCIIGPSGCGKTTALKMINRLIKPTSGKIIVNGKDISLENEIELRRNIGYVIQQTGLFPHMTVKENIELIPKLKNKKDPHLLDKVKDVMNMVGLDVDEFLDKYPIQMSGGQQQRVGVARAFASEPDIILMDEPFSALDPITRNQLQDELLSLQNNIQKTIVFVTHDMAEAIKLSDRICIMNEGKVQQFDTPEQILKNPANDFVLNFVGKKRIWDSPELIKAKDIMIEEPIVCPHTLKSIKALNIMFNYRVDSLMVVDKKHTFMGMIYAAQAADEANKGKRVDEVMETDCITVQSDDSIVDVLNIAREKDKYTIPVVDDQHLVGLITKSTLVTTLSKKYDESEGE, from the coding sequence ATGATAGAATTTCAAAATATATATAAGTCATTTAAAGACAAACATGTACTAGAAGATATATCTTTAACAATCAATGATGGTGAATTTGTATGTATTATTGGACCAAGTGGTTGTGGAAAAACAACTGCATTAAAAATGATTAATCGCTTGATTAAACCAACAAGTGGTAAAATTATTGTTAATGGGAAAGATATTAGTTTAGAAAATGAAATAGAATTAAGACGAAATATTGGTTATGTTATTCAACAAACTGGCTTATTTCCACATATGACAGTGAAAGAAAACATAGAGTTAATTCCCAAACTTAAAAATAAAAAAGATCCACATCTCCTTGATAAAGTCAAAGATGTCATGAATATGGTAGGATTAGATGTTGATGAATTCCTAGACAAATATCCTATTCAAATGAGTGGTGGACAACAACAAAGAGTCGGTGTTGCAAGAGCTTTTGCGAGTGAACCAGATATTATCTTAATGGATGAACCCTTTAGTGCTCTTGATCCTATTACAAGAAATCAGTTACAAGATGAATTGTTGAGTTTACAAAACAATATTCAAAAAACTATTGTTTTTGTAACACATGATATGGCTGAAGCAATTAAATTATCTGATCGTATTTGTATTATGAATGAAGGAAAAGTGCAACAGTTTGATACACCTGAACAAATTTTAAAGAATCCTGCTAATGATTTTGTTTTAAACTTTGTAGGTAAAAAACGTATCTGGGATTCTCCAGAACTGATTAAGGCAAAAGATATTATGATTGAAGAACCAATCGTTTGTCCACATACATTAAAAAGTATTAAAGCATTAAATATTATGTTTAACTATCGTGTAGATAGTTTAATGGTTGTTGATAAAAAACATACCTTTATGGGAATGATTTATGCTGCGCAGGCTGCCGATGAAGCCAATAAAGGAAAACGTGTAGACGAAGTAATGGAAACGGATTGTATAACTGTACAATCTGATGATTCTATTGTTGATGTTTTAAATATTGCTAGAGAAAAAGATAAATATACGATACCAGTTGTTGATGATCAGCATTTGGTTGGATTAATTACAAAAAGTACTTTAGTGACAACGTTATCTAAGAAGTATGATGAAAGTGAGGGAGAATAA
- a CDS encoding DUF1307 domain-containing protein yields MKKLLKMGMCIMMAAAILSGCGGNAKTETAVYEGEINGAKISNTIEYSGDRVLKQTAVSEMNFKSLGITKTLIEQTVAQYKELYNIEGVNYKADVTDEKITETTVVDYEKTDFEALKNAKLITNTKEDGKVLYVSYEQTVKNLESAGLTKK; encoded by the coding sequence ATGAAAAAATTATTAAAAATGGGAATGTGTATTATGATGGCAGCTGCTATATTAAGTGGTTGTGGTGGAAATGCTAAAACTGAGACAGCAGTCTATGAAGGTGAAATTAATGGCGCTAAAATTTCAAACACAATCGAGTATTCAGGAGATCGTGTTTTAAAACAAACTGCAGTATCTGAGATGAACTTTAAAAGTTTAGGAATAACAAAAACATTAATAGAACAAACAGTTGCTCAATATAAAGAATTGTATAATATTGAGGGTGTTAATTATAAGGCTGATGTGACTGATGAAAAGATTACTGAAACAACAGTTGTAGATTATGAGAAAACAGATTTTGAAGCCTTAAAAAATGCTAAATTAATTACAAATACTAAAGAAGATGGTAAAGTCTTATATGTAAGTTATGAACAAACAGTAAAAAATTTAGAATCTGCTGGTTTAACTAAAAAATAA